The Moorena producens PAL-8-15-08-1 genomic interval TCAGTAATTAATTACTTGCCCCAATCGGTCCCCCCTACCCAAAAATCACCGACGCCAGACTTTCCATCGGAGGCGTTCTATGCCGGAAAACACGATCTCAGCAGAAATTGAGTCATCCCCGAACCACTCTAGACAAGCTGCTTTAGCTCTACAACAGCTTGGGTTTCGGATCCTGCACATTGGACCGACTATAAGTGTACAAGCTCCGCAATCCCTGTGGGAATCAACGTTCAATGTTTCCTTCCAACCACAGCAGAAAACTCTGATCCAGGAGATAGATGGCAGTGACGTTACCTATCCCAAAGCTGCGGTTGACCATATACAAATTCCTGAGCAACTACAAACCTTGGTAACTGGGGTGATGTTTGTAGAGCCCCCAGAATTTTTCTGATCGCTCAAGCGCGGAAGCTGAGGCCTTTGGCCACGCTACGCGAACGCTTCATCCCGTAGCGTGGGCAACGGCCAATCCAGTTAAGGATAATCCGAACATTCTCCAGGCTAGAGGCACGACCCGATGGTGCCTTTAGTGTTCAATAGTGAGTGAAAAATTTCGTTAATTATTCTAAACTAAAACCGAAAAAAACAAAAGTACCCACGAGGGTGACGTCAATATGTGATCACAGATACCAAACTAAAGAAGTAAACCAAAGACGTAAAGCATCTTGCTTTGTTGATTAACAACCACAGGGATAGTCATAAACCCCTGTCTAACTAGGATTTAACTAAAAAGCTAATTATGATACAACAACTACAGACTGGACAAGAGCGAGTTTCCTTTGAAGCCATTCTCGCATCAGAAAGTGGCCAATCTCTGTTCGCAAGTGACACCTACCTCCAACCGGAGAATCTTCAACAATTCGCTCCACCCCCTGGACGGGGCATTCAAGCTGCAAATGTTTTACAATCCCTTGGCTTTCGAGTGCAGCAAATCGGAACTTTTTCCATTAGTGCTGATGGACCACGGGAACTGTGGGAACGGGTCTTTAGCACCCGAGTTGAACGGGACAGCCAACTGATTAGCGAGGCTCATCCTCAACTGGGAGAAGTGACCTTCTTGCGCCATGTTGCTGGTGCTCCCTTTACCATTCCCCAAGAGCTATCTGGGTTGATAGAGCGCGCTTATCCCCAACGTCCACCCATTTTATTTGAGTCGCCACTGCCTCCACGGGTTCGTTATCATCACCTCAATGTTCCCTCTGATGTAGCTATGGTATGTCGCTCGACCCCTGTCCACAAAGTCGGGGTAACCGGTAAGGGGGTTTTAGTAGCAATGGTAGACACTGGATTCTACAAGCATCCCTTTTACGAGTGGCATGGCTACAACTACCAGGCAACCCTGGCACCAGATGCTCAAAACGTGGAGCGGGATGAAAATGGTCATGGCACCGCTGAAGCAGCAAATATTTTTTCCAATGCACCGGATATTGACTTTATTGGTGTCAAAATGGGGAGTAACCCCACCCTGGCCTTTAAGATGGCATCGGATTTACATCCAGCAGTGATGACCAACAGCTGGGGCTTCACTATTCCAGAAGGCCCTCTACCGAATTTCCTCAAGCCCCTAGAGGCAGCAGTTATTGAAGCAGTCAAAGAGCGTGGTATTACCGTTTGTTTCTCTGCTGGTAACGGACACTATGGATTTCCAGGTCAAATGCCAGAAGTGATTTCTGTGGGTGGAGTCTATGCCCACGATACTGTTGAGGGCAATGACTTTCGCTTAGAAGCTTCTGACTACGCCAGTAGCTTTGATAGCCAGATTTATCCAGGACGCCATGTACCTGATCTGTGTGGACTGGTGGGAATGCGACCCCGGGCTGCTTATATCATGTTGCCCGTTGAACCAGGGGACGAAATTGACCAAGGCTTGGGCGGCGGTGAGTATCCGAATCAGGACGAAACAGCTACTGATGATGGCTGGGCGGTGATCAGCGGTACTAGTGCTGCTTCTCCTCAAGTAGCCGGTGTTTGTGCCTTGCTTAAACAGGCGCAACCTGGTCTGTCTCCATCCCTGATTAAGCAGATTCTGCGGGCATCAGCGCGAGATGTTAAGCTCGGCAAGAGCGCCCATGGTCAACCGGCAGGAGAGGGACACGATGGAGCAACTGGAGCCGGTTTGGTGGATTCCTATGCCGCCTATAAGCTAGCTCGCTCCGTGACCATCCGCAATGTTCATGACTTGCCAGCACCTCGATGAGATAGCGCTTCTCAAATAGGTGAGCTATAGTTTTGATTTGAGGGAATAGGGAGTCGGGAATTCAGAAGTCAGAAGTCAGAAGTCAGAAGTCGGGAATCGGGAGTCGGGAATCGGGAATCGGGAGTCGGGAACTTGGAGTCGGGAATATCACCACACTCCCATACATCCCATCTGCCCATCTTTCCCTCTCTTCCCCTGCTCCCTGTTCCCGTCTTGATGCAGTCGCTCATGGGGGAAACCACGGCAGTCGCTCATGGGGGGAACCCCCAAGACCGCGCTGCCTTCCCAAGACCGCGCTGCATCGCTATTCCCTGTTCCCTGTTCCCTTTGTTAGATATGCTGACCAATAAGATAATCGCTCATCGTGGCGCTTCTAATTGTGCCAAAGAGAATACTATTGAAGCCTACGAGAAAGCGATTGAATTTGGGGCTGACTTTATCGAATTTGATGTAAGAATCACAAAAGATGGGGTATTGATTTCCCATCATGATCCAATGATAGCTAATCAAGCTATCAGTCAGTTAAGCTTTGCTGAAATCAATCGTATTGCTGGTCAGCAAGGATTTAGAGTGCCTACGGTTGAGGAAGTTTTCAGACTGAGTCGTAACAGGATTAAACTAGCGGTTGAGCTCAAAGAAGAAGGCTATGAAGAAAAAGTCATGGCCTTAGTAATGGAATATATCAAGATAGATGACTTTGTTATTTTATCATTTAATGTTTCATCCTTAAGATGGATAAAATTAAATTACCCTAAGGTTAAAACGGGATTGTTATTAAGCAAAAAAAAGAATAATTTTCTGATTATATTACTCAGGGTTTTCGGGATTTTGGTGTTTCAGAAACTGATCCGACTTACCCCAGATATACTAGCACTACAGTGGGAAACGTTAAAATTTGGTTTATTGAAAATTGCTGCTAAACAGGGCAAACCGGTTTTTGTTTGGACTGTAAATGATCAAAAAATGATTGGAGAGCTTCTAAATGATAATCGGGTACATGGTATAATTACCGACAAACCTGACTTAGCTCGTCAGCTATCAGCTAATGCGCTACGCGCACGCGTGCGCGGTCAGCGGTCAGCGGTCAGCGGTCAGCGGTCAGCCGACTTAACTCAGATTAAACGAATGCTTACCTCTGTTATTCAAAAGTGTTCGGTGTAGCTTGCCCTGAGGGCATAAGCACCTCAAGTAGCACCATCTGTAGCGCATTAGCTGAATGCTGAATGCTGAATGCTGAATGCTGAATGCTGAATGCTGAATGCTTACAGATTATTGATTAATCTTGAATATACTCTTCGCCATTGATCATCGCTATCTCAGCTCTGACAAATTCTCGTCCTAGGTAAAGGGCATGATCGAAACGACTCAAAGGACAGGGTTTAGTTTCTTCGGTAATTTTCATGCCTAGTTCCTTGGCTGTCCTACCTTTGAAAATAGCGGTGGGAGTACGGTTTAATTTAACATCGCAGGGAAATGGTTCTCCGGTTTCTGGATCAACTGCTAAGCCTTTATCATTTATTTTGTTACTGTAGTGTTCGGCACAGATCAGACTTGCCTCTCGGTCTATGTAAATAATAAAGTAGCCCTCTGGATCGAGTTCAATAAAGCGTTTGGAGAGCTTATCATCAATAGCAGTAATGTCTTGGGCAGTGATCATCATGGTGAACGGTCAAGGGCTAAAGCTGATGGCAAATTTTACCATTTTAACTTTAAAAAAACAATTAGACAAGGTCAGGGATGAGGATAACAGCGAAACATAGCGGGGCGCAGCAGGTATCGGAGGTGTGGGGAGTTACTTGGTCAGTTACTTAAAAAAGTTGATAAATTTAACAGCCATACTTACTCTAGATTTAGTATAGTAGAGCTTGGTAATTCAATAGTTAACCCTAGTGGTAGTGTTGTACCGTGGGGTGAGCAAGTAATGGTGTATTATATCTAAATTCTGAGCAACCAGTGAAAAGGCCACAAATCCAGTCGGCAAAAACTATAACCCAAATCACTCCAGATTTAGTATAGTAGAGCTTGGTAATTAAATAGTTAACCCTAGTGGTAGTGTGGTACCTTGGGGTTAGCAAGTCATGGTGTGTTAAATCTAATATTCTGCCTAACCAGTGAAAATGCAACAAACCCTATCGGCAACAACCATAAATCAAAATCAAGGGAAGATTAAGGTGATCAAACGGGATGGTTCTCTCGCTCCCCTTGATATTTCCAAAATTCGTGGTGTTGTTGAGTGGGCTTGTGCTGGGAAGGATGTCAATCCGATCAGTATAGAAGCTGGACTCACTACCCGCTTGCGTGATGGTGTTACTACCAGAGAGATTCAGGAGAATTTGATCAACTGTGCCCTGGAAATGTGTAGTCCTGATCAGCCTGACTGGCGCTATGTAGCAGGACGACTGCAGATCTGGAGTCTCTGGAAAGATACCCTGGTAAACCGTGGTTATGAGTACGGTGACTACCCTAGAACTGTTCGCTCCAAAGTAGAGTCTGGTCAATATGACCCCAGTATCTTAACCTATACGACTGAGGAGCTAAAAGAAGCAGGTTCTTGGATTAATCCGGATTGGGACACGGATTATGATTATGCAGGGGCTGTACTGCTAACTCGTCGGTATCTCCTGGCGGATGAGTTGCCCCAAGAGGCATTTTTAACCTGTGCTCTGCTGCTAGGGTCAGTTGAAGCCCCGGAAGATAGACTAGGTTGGGCAAGGCGATTTTATGAAGCGATCGCACAACGGAAAATATCTCTAGCGACCCCGATCCTGGCTAATCTCAGAATTCCTAAGGGGTCTCTGTCTTCCTGTTTTATCACTAGCATTGATGACAACCTAGAAAGCATCTTTGAAGGAATTACTGATACGGCCAGAATCTCCAAAAACGGTGGTGGTGTTGGGGTCAATGTCAGCCGGATTCGCTCAACGGGTAGCTGGGTGATGGGCAAAGCCAATGCTTCCGGAGGGGTAATTCCTTGGATTAAACTGCTTAACGATACTGCGATCGCAGTTAATCAAGGAGGCCGTCGGGCAGGGGCAGTCACCGTTAGTGTAGATGTGTGGCATCTCGATGTGCCAGAGTTTCTGGAGATGCAAGCGGAAAATGGCGATCCCCGGCGCAAGGCTTATGATATCTTTCCCCAATTGGTGATTCCCGATGAGTTTATGCGTCGGGTGGTTAATAAAGAAGACTGGACATTAATCGATCCCTATGAAGTACGGATCAAGCTAGGGATTGAGCTATCGGAACTTTGGGCAGAAGAGTTTGAAAGCGCCTATCAAACTATTGAAGCAGCCATCGGCGAAACCCTCACTCTCTACAAGACCGTGAATGCTCGGGAACTCTTCAAGACGATTATGCGATCGCAAGTAGAGACCGGGATGCCTTACTTGGCGTTTAAGGATACCATTAACCGCGCTAATCCTAATCAACACGAGGGCTACATCCCAGCGGTAAATCTTTGTACCGAAAGTTTCTCTAATGTCGAAATTGGCAATGCTGCTCACTGTTGCAATTTGGACTCAATCAATCTCGCCAATATTGAAGAAACTGAATTGCCTAATATCTGTCGTCTGGCAGTGCGGATCCTCGATAACACGATTGATTTAACCACTCCTCCTTTTAAAGCAGCCCATAGGCACAATCACAAATACCGCACCATCGGAGTAGGGTGTATGGGATTAGCGGATTGGTTAGCTAAACGGTTGCTAACCTATAACAACCTCAAGGAAATTAGTAACTTATTTGAGGATATTGGCTACTACTGCACCCATGCATCTATGGAACTGGCTATCGAACGTGGTGCTTATGCTGCTTTCGATGGTAGTGAGTGGAGTAAAGGTAAGCTAATTGGCGCTAAACCAGTGGAATGGTTTGTAGAAAATTCTCAGCATCAAGAGCGTTGGATAGCCCTATCTCAG includes:
- a CDS encoding S8 family serine peptidase; this translates as MIQQLQTGQERVSFEAILASESGQSLFASDTYLQPENLQQFAPPPGRGIQAANVLQSLGFRVQQIGTFSISADGPRELWERVFSTRVERDSQLISEAHPQLGEVTFLRHVAGAPFTIPQELSGLIERAYPQRPPILFESPLPPRVRYHHLNVPSDVAMVCRSTPVHKVGVTGKGVLVAMVDTGFYKHPFYEWHGYNYQATLAPDAQNVERDENGHGTAEAANIFSNAPDIDFIGVKMGSNPTLAFKMASDLHPAVMTNSWGFTIPEGPLPNFLKPLEAAVIEAVKERGITVCFSAGNGHYGFPGQMPEVISVGGVYAHDTVEGNDFRLEASDYASSFDSQIYPGRHVPDLCGLVGMRPRAAYIMLPVEPGDEIDQGLGGGEYPNQDETATDDGWAVISGTSAASPQVAGVCALLKQAQPGLSPSLIKQILRASARDVKLGKSAHGQPAGEGHDGATGAGLVDSYAAYKLARSVTIRNVHDLPAPR
- a CDS encoding glycerophosphodiester phosphodiesterase, with the translated sequence MQSLMGETTAVAHGGNPQDRAAFPRPRCIAIPCSLFPLLDMLTNKIIAHRGASNCAKENTIEAYEKAIEFGADFIEFDVRITKDGVLISHHDPMIANQAISQLSFAEINRIAGQQGFRVPTVEEVFRLSRNRIKLAVELKEEGYEEKVMALVMEYIKIDDFVILSFNVSSLRWIKLNYPKVKTGLLLSKKKNNFLIILLRVFGILVFQKLIRLTPDILALQWETLKFGLLKIAAKQGKPVFVWTVNDQKMIGELLNDNRVHGIITDKPDLARQLSANALRARVRGQRSAVSGQRSADLTQIKRMLTSVIQKCSV
- a CDS encoding DUF4346 domain-containing protein codes for the protein MMITAQDITAIDDKLSKRFIELDPEGYFIIYIDREASLICAEHYSNKINDKGLAVDPETGEPFPCDVKLNRTPTAIFKGRTAKELGMKITEETKPCPLSRFDHALYLGREFVRAEIAMINGEEYIQD
- a CDS encoding ribonucleoside-diphosphate reductase subunit alpha; translation: MQQTLSATTINQNQGKIKVIKRDGSLAPLDISKIRGVVEWACAGKDVNPISIEAGLTTRLRDGVTTREIQENLINCALEMCSPDQPDWRYVAGRLQIWSLWKDTLVNRGYEYGDYPRTVRSKVESGQYDPSILTYTTEELKEAGSWINPDWDTDYDYAGAVLLTRRYLLADELPQEAFLTCALLLGSVEAPEDRLGWARRFYEAIAQRKISLATPILANLRIPKGSLSSCFITSIDDNLESIFEGITDTARISKNGGGVGVNVSRIRSTGSWVMGKANASGGVIPWIKLLNDTAIAVNQGGRRAGAVTVSVDVWHLDVPEFLEMQAENGDPRRKAYDIFPQLVIPDEFMRRVVNKEDWTLIDPYEVRIKLGIELSELWAEEFESAYQTIEAAIGETLTLYKTVNARELFKTIMRSQVETGMPYLAFKDTINRANPNQHEGYIPAVNLCTESFSNVEIGNAAHCCNLDSINLANIEETELPNICRLAVRILDNTIDLTTPPFKAAHRHNHKYRTIGVGCMGLADWLAKRLLTYNNLKEISNLFEDIGYYCTHASMELAIERGAYAAFDGSEWSKGKLIGAKPVEWFVENSQHQERWIALSQDIQQFGIRNSHITAIAPNTSSSLVQGCTASVLPVHSKFFYDKWAKGTVPIAPPFIKDNFWFYHENKNFDQKKVVKAVATIQQWIDTGISMELLFNLNQGVYFPDEPERTLKAKDIYETLVMAWELGCKAVYYIRTVQRDNFKELDNTCIACAN